A genomic window from Punica granatum isolate Tunisia-2019 chromosome 2, ASM765513v2, whole genome shotgun sequence includes:
- the LOC116193966 gene encoding uncharacterized protein LOC116193966, whose protein sequence is MAHHLVFFLLTLIALAALVQCQAVEFHVTNNAASMLGWARFTDQIGVEYTEQKMNSSTEFMRRLLNETSIQGQKSEVSNVTLFLETLDDDIAYTNIENQQAPVGLMEGIADSVRLKAGLAPSQGKVTAGIKAKKVDELWSDYEAEYGH, encoded by the exons ATGGCTCATCATTTAGTGTTCTTCCTACTCACCCTAATAGCCTTGGCTGCCTTAGTACAATGTCAAGCGGTAGAGTTCCATGTGACCAATAATGCAGCATCCATGCTCGGTTGGGCTCGATTCACTGACCAGATTGGAGTCGAGTACACCGAGCAAAAGATGAACTCTTCCACAGAGTTCATGCGGAGGCTGCTGAATGAAACTAGCATCCAGGGTCAGAAATCGGAGGTGTCGAATGTGACTCTTTTTTTGGAAACCCTAGACGACGACATAGCCTACACCAATATCGAAA ACCAGCAGGCACCTGTGGGGCTGATGGAAGGGATAGCGGATTCCGTGAGGCTTAAGGCGGGGCTGGCACCAAGCCAGGGCAAGGTGACCGCTGGGATCAAGG CAAAGAAAGTTGATGAGCTGTGGAGTGATTACGAGGCCGAGTATGGACACTAA
- the LOC116196614 gene encoding methylthioribose kinase produces MAASSEYRPLSDKSLMVDYLKSTPALSSKLKDQFDDLDVREVGDGNLNYVYIVVGPSGSFVIKQAIPYVRCMGESWPMTKERAYFEVLALKEHGHLCPDHVPEVYHFDRTMSLIGMRYLEPPHIILRKGLIAGIEYPLLAEHMSEYMAQTLFRTSLLSHSTTDHKRAVAEFCGNVELCRLTEQVVFSDPYKVSEYNHWTTPYLDSDAKAVREDNFLKLEVAELKSMFCERAQALIHGDLHTGSVMVTQDSTQVIDPEFAFYGPMGFDIGAYIGNLILAFFSQDGHAKEGNDRKVYKEWILRTIGETWNLFQIKFVALWNKHKEGSGEAYLPAIYNNNEVLQLVQKKYMNDLFRDSLGFGSAKMIRRIVGVAHVEDFESIKDASKRADCERRALNFAKMLMKERRKFQSIDEVVLAIREVQ; encoded by the exons ATGGCGGCGTCCTCGGAGTACCGGCCGCTCAGCGACAAGTCCCTGATGGTGGACTACCTGAAGTCAACCCCCGCCCTCTCCTCGAAGCTCAAGGACCAGTTCGACGACCTCGATGTCAGGGAAGTGGGCGACGGCAACCTCAACTACGTCTACATCGTCGTCGGTCCCTCCGGTTCTTTCGTCATCAAGCAG GCAATTCCTTACGTTCGATGCATGGGGGAATCATGGCCGATGACTAAAGAGAGAGCATACTTCGAGGTGCTAGCACTGAAGGAGCATGGCCACCTGTGCCCAGATCATGTTCCGGAAGTTTATCACTTTGACCGGACCATGTCTCTGATTGGGATGCGCTACCTAGAGCCGCCGCATATCATCCTGAGAAAAGGGTTGATTGCTGGAATTGAGTACCCCTTGCTAGCGGAGCACATGTCGGAGTATATGGCACAGACTCTTTTCCGCACATCCCTTCTCTCTCACTCAACCACTGATCACAAACGTGCTG TGGCGGAGTTTTGTGGGAATGTGGAGCTATGCAGGCTGACTGAGCAGGTCGTTTTCTCGGACCCTTACAAGGTTTCTGAATACAACCACTGGACCACCCCTTATCTTGATTCTGATGCCAAAGCAGTCAGGGAAGACAACTTCTTAAAGCTTGAAGTTGCCGAGTTGAAATCAAT GTTCTGTGAAAGAGCTCAGGCACTAATACATGGAGACCTTCACACGGGTTCGGTCATGGTTACTCAGGACTCCACTCAGGTCATAGATCCTGAATTCGCATTTTATGGGCCAATGGGTTTCGATATCGGAGCCTACATTGGAAACTTGATTTTAGCTTTCTTTTCACAAGATGGACATGCAAAGGAAGGGAATGATCGAAAA GTTTATAAGGAGTGGATCTTGCGTACAATTGGAGAAACCTGGAATCTGTTTCAAATTAAGTTCGTTGCCCTCTGGAATAAACACAAGGAGGGCTCTGGAGAGGCATATCTTCCGGCAATTTATAACAACAATGAGGTTCTTCAGCTCGTGCAGAAGAAGTATATGAATGACTTGTTCCGTGATTCCCTTGGTTTCGGTTCTGCCAAAATGATCAG GAGGATTGTGGGGGTGGCTCATGTGGAGGATTTTGAGTCGATCAAAGATGCTAGCAAACGCGCAGATTGCGAGCGGCGGGCCCTTAACTTTGCGAAGATGCTTATGAAGGAGAGGCGAAAATTCCAGTCGATCGACGAAGTTGTGCTAGCGATTCGGGAAGTACAGTAA